One Streptomyces sp. SAI-135 DNA segment encodes these proteins:
- a CDS encoding ABC transporter ATP-binding protein: MAEDTRDERTPTVIADELHIVYRVNGAKTGKGSATAALSRILKRGEERGVRKVHAVKGVSFVAYKGEAVGLIGSNGSGKSTLLRAIAGLLPAESGRVYTHGQPSLLGVNAALMNDLTGERNVILGGLAMGMSREQIKERYQEIVDFSGINEKGDFITLPMRTYSSGMAARLRFSIAAAKDHDVLMIDEALATGDRKFQKRSEERIRELRKEAGTVFLVSHNNKSIRDTCNRVLWLERGELRMDGPTDEVIKEYEKFTGK; the protein is encoded by the coding sequence GTGGCTGAGGACACCAGGGACGAGCGCACCCCCACCGTCATCGCGGACGAGCTGCACATCGTCTACCGCGTCAACGGCGCCAAGACCGGCAAGGGCAGCGCGACCGCCGCGCTGAGCCGCATCCTCAAGCGCGGCGAGGAGCGGGGGGTGCGCAAGGTGCACGCCGTCAAGGGCGTCTCCTTCGTCGCCTACAAGGGTGAGGCCGTCGGCCTGATCGGCTCCAACGGCTCGGGCAAGTCGACCCTCCTGCGGGCCATCGCCGGTCTGCTGCCGGCGGAGAGCGGCCGCGTCTACACCCACGGCCAGCCCTCGCTGCTCGGTGTCAACGCGGCGCTCATGAACGACCTCACCGGCGAGCGCAACGTCATATTGGGCGGTCTGGCCATGGGCATGTCCCGGGAGCAGATCAAGGAGCGCTACCAGGAGATCGTCGACTTCTCCGGGATCAACGAGAAGGGCGACTTCATCACCCTTCCGATGCGCACCTATTCCTCGGGCATGGCGGCGCGGCTGCGCTTCTCCATCGCCGCCGCCAAGGACCACGACGTCCTGATGATCGACGAGGCCCTGGCCACCGGAGACCGCAAGTTCCAGAAGCGCTCCGAGGAGCGCATCCGGGAACTGCGCAAGGAGGCCGGCACGGTGTTTCTCGTCAGTCACAACAACAAGTCGATCCGTGACACCTGCAACCGCGTGCTGTGGCTGGAGCGCGGCGAGCTGCGCATGGACGGCCCGACCGACGAGGTCATCAAGGAGTACGAGAAGTTCACGGGCAAGTAG
- a CDS encoding DUF5941 domain-containing protein → MSTAILTGQPVPGSSIEGDLRSLGFDVRVAADAADAERLVAEAPCDQRVALVDARFVGHVHALRLGLTDPRFSLAAVPGAVTAQPDGRTTLTRALARENSAGGGTAVAVDSLPDRIVTALADDGAEVHRPELGSLVAAVPADPQARNEARQAVADVDDEAVRLKSAVKSRDGFFTTHFISPYSRYIARWCARRGLTPNQVTTASLITALIAAACAATGTRGGFIAAGVLLIASFVLDCTDGQLARYSLQYSTLGAWLDATFDRAKEYAYYAGLALGAARGGDDVWALALGAMVLQTCRHVVDFSFNEANHDATANTSPTAALSDKLDSVGWTVWVRRMIVLPIGERWAMIAVLTALTTPRITFYALLVGCAFAATYTTAGRVLRSLTRKARRTDRAARALADLADSGPLAQGVAGALKAPARRLPGFAAPVLALLGGLVLVGLTWQPGFGGPLAVAGAVIYAVTSGLAVARPLKGALDWLVPPFFRAAEYGTVLLLAAEADVNGALPAAFGLVAAVAYHHYDTVYRIRGNAGAPPAWLVRAVGGHEGRVLLVTVLAALLTASQFTVALTVLAVAVALLVLVESIRFWVSAGAPAVHDEGEPA, encoded by the coding sequence TTGTCGACCGCCATCCTCACCGGTCAGCCGGTCCCCGGTTCGTCGATCGAGGGTGATCTGCGGTCCCTCGGCTTCGACGTGCGGGTCGCCGCGGACGCCGCCGACGCCGAGCGGCTGGTCGCCGAAGCACCCTGCGACCAGCGCGTCGCCCTTGTCGACGCCCGGTTCGTCGGCCACGTGCACGCGCTGCGCCTCGGCCTCACCGACCCCCGCTTCTCCCTCGCCGCCGTGCCCGGCGCCGTCACCGCGCAGCCCGACGGCCGCACGACCCTGACCCGGGCGCTGGCCCGCGAGAACTCCGCAGGCGGCGGCACGGCGGTCGCCGTGGACAGCCTCCCCGACCGCATCGTCACCGCGCTGGCCGACGACGGCGCCGAGGTCCACCGCCCCGAGCTCGGCAGCCTGGTCGCCGCCGTCCCCGCCGACCCCCAGGCCCGCAACGAGGCACGGCAGGCCGTCGCGGACGTCGACGACGAGGCCGTACGTCTGAAGTCCGCCGTGAAGTCCCGCGACGGCTTCTTCACCACGCACTTCATCAGCCCCTACTCCCGCTACATCGCCCGCTGGTGCGCCCGCCGCGGACTGACCCCGAACCAGGTCACCACCGCGTCCCTGATCACCGCCCTGATCGCGGCGGCCTGCGCGGCCACCGGCACACGCGGCGGGTTCATCGCCGCCGGCGTGCTGCTCATCGCGTCCTTCGTCCTGGACTGCACCGACGGCCAGCTCGCCCGCTACTCCCTGCAGTACTCCACCCTCGGCGCCTGGCTCGACGCCACCTTCGACCGGGCCAAGGAGTACGCCTACTACGCCGGCCTCGCCCTGGGAGCGGCCCGCGGCGGCGACGACGTCTGGGCCCTGGCGCTCGGCGCGATGGTCCTCCAGACCTGCCGGCACGTCGTCGACTTCTCCTTCAACGAGGCGAACCACGACGCCACCGCCAACACCAGCCCCACGGCGGCCCTGTCGGACAAGCTCGACAGCGTCGGCTGGACGGTGTGGGTGCGACGGATGATCGTCCTGCCCATCGGGGAGCGCTGGGCGATGATCGCGGTGCTGACCGCGCTGACGACACCCCGGATCACCTTCTACGCCCTGCTCGTCGGGTGCGCCTTCGCGGCGACGTACACCACGGCGGGCCGGGTGCTGCGCTCGCTGACCCGCAAGGCACGGCGGACCGACCGGGCCGCGCGGGCGCTCGCGGACCTCGCGGACTCCGGCCCGCTCGCGCAGGGCGTCGCGGGCGCCCTCAAGGCTCCCGCCCGCCGCCTGCCCGGCTTCGCCGCCCCCGTACTGGCCCTGCTCGGCGGTCTCGTCCTCGTCGGCCTCACCTGGCAGCCCGGCTTCGGCGGCCCCCTCGCGGTGGCCGGCGCCGTGATCTACGCCGTCACCTCGGGTCTCGCCGTCGCGCGCCCCCTCAAGGGCGCCCTCGACTGGCTGGTCCCGCCCTTCTTCCGCGCCGCGGAGTACGGCACGGTCCTGCTGCTCGCGGCCGAAGCGGACGTGAACGGAGCGCTTCCCGCGGCTTTCGGCCTGGTGGCCGCCGTCGCCTACCATCACTACGACACGGTGTACCGCATTCGCGGCAACGCCGGAGCGCCCCCGGCCTGGCTGGTGCGCGCCGTCGGGGGGCACGAGGGACGGGTTCTGCTCGTCACCGTCCTGGCCGCACTGCTCACCGCTTCGCAGTTCACGGTCGCGCTCACGGTCCTGGCCGTGGCCGTGGCCCTGCTGGTGCTCGTCGAGAGCATCCGCTTCTGGGTGTCCGCAGGGGCGCCCGCCGTACACGACGAAGGAGAACCCGCATGA
- the hpnD gene encoding presqualene diphosphate synthase HpnD: MIRTVESPSHVSAPVLAAYSYCEAVTGQQARNFAYGIRLLPTSKRRAMSALYAFSRRVDDIGDGALADGVKAARLEETRAMLTRVREGSVDEDDTDPVAVALAHAAETFPIPLGGLDELIDGVLMDVRGETYETWDDLKVYCRCVAGAIGRLSLGVFGTEPGARAAERAPEYADTLGLALQLTNILRDIREDAEGGRVYLPADDLAKFGCSAGFKGPKPPEGADFAGLVHFEVRRARALFAEGYRLLPMLDRRSGACVAAMAGIYRRLLDRIERDPEAVLRGRVSLPGREKAYVAVRGLSGLDTRHVTRRTVRRRA, from the coding sequence GTGATCCGGACCGTGGAGTCACCATCGCACGTGTCCGCACCGGTACTCGCCGCCTACAGCTACTGCGAGGCAGTGACCGGACAGCAGGCGCGCAACTTCGCGTACGGCATCAGGCTGCTGCCGACGTCCAAGCGGCGTGCGATGTCGGCGCTCTACGCGTTCTCACGGCGCGTCGACGACATCGGGGACGGCGCCCTGGCGGACGGTGTCAAGGCCGCGAGACTCGAGGAGACCCGGGCGATGCTGACCCGGGTGCGGGAGGGCTCGGTCGACGAGGACGACACCGATCCGGTGGCCGTCGCCCTCGCCCACGCCGCCGAGACCTTCCCGATCCCGCTGGGCGGCCTGGACGAGCTCATCGACGGCGTCCTGATGGACGTACGCGGCGAGACCTACGAGACCTGGGACGACCTGAAGGTGTACTGCCGCTGTGTGGCGGGCGCCATCGGGCGGCTCTCGCTCGGCGTCTTCGGTACCGAACCAGGGGCGCGCGCCGCCGAACGCGCGCCGGAGTATGCCGACACGCTCGGCCTTGCGCTCCAGCTCACCAACATCCTCAGAGACATCCGTGAGGACGCCGAGGGCGGGCGCGTCTATCTCCCCGCCGACGACCTCGCGAAGTTCGGCTGCTCGGCCGGCTTCAAGGGGCCGAAACCACCGGAGGGCGCCGACTTCGCGGGCCTCGTGCACTTCGAAGTGCGACGGGCCCGCGCCCTTTTCGCCGAGGGCTACCGGCTGCTCCCCATGCTCGACCGGCGCAGCGGCGCCTGTGTCGCCGCCATGGCCGGCATCTACCGCCGCCTGCTCGACCGCATCGAGCGCGACCCCGAGGCGGTGCTGCGCGGCCGGGTCTCGCTGCCCGGGCGCGAGAAGGCGTACGTCGCCGTGCGCGGCCTGTCCGGCCTGGACACCCGGCATGTGACACGGCGGACCGTCAGGAGGCGCGCCTGA
- the hpnC gene encoding squalene synthase HpnC: MTETGTTRPGTTERGTLDKAAAENFPVAPFFLPKDWRTDLMAVYGFARLVDDIGDGDLAPGGADARLLGVSPEEAEDRLVLLDAFEADLHRVFSGEPRHPLLRRLRPTVRRRSLTPEPFLGLIAANRQDQLVTRYETYDDLLAYCELSANPVGRLVLAVTGTSTPERVRLSDAICTALQVVEHLQDVAEDLGRDRIYLPAVDMKRFHVQEADLAMKTASASVRALVAYEAQRARELLNEGAPLVGSVHGRLKLLLAGFVAGGRAALRAIAAAEHDVLPGPPKPGKLQLLREVGVTLRGEG; this comes from the coding sequence ATGACCGAGACCGGCACGACGCGCCCCGGCACAACGGAGCGCGGAACGCTCGACAAGGCCGCGGCGGAGAACTTCCCCGTGGCTCCGTTCTTCCTGCCCAAGGACTGGCGCACCGACCTCATGGCGGTCTACGGCTTCGCGCGCCTCGTCGACGACATCGGCGACGGCGACCTGGCCCCCGGCGGCGCCGACGCCCGGCTGCTCGGCGTGTCGCCCGAGGAGGCCGAGGACCGGCTCGTCCTGCTGGACGCCTTCGAGGCCGACCTGCACCGCGTCTTCTCCGGAGAACCCCGCCACCCGCTGCTGCGCCGCCTGCGGCCCACGGTCCGGCGGCGCTCCCTCACCCCCGAGCCCTTCCTCGGCCTGATCGCCGCCAACCGCCAGGACCAGCTCGTCACCCGCTACGAGACCTACGACGACCTGCTCGCCTACTGCGAGCTGTCGGCCAACCCCGTCGGCCGTCTGGTGCTCGCCGTCACCGGCACCTCGACCCCCGAGCGGGTGCGCCTGTCGGACGCGATCTGCACGGCCCTCCAGGTCGTCGAACACCTCCAGGACGTCGCCGAGGACCTCGGCCGCGACCGGATCTATCTGCCCGCCGTGGACATGAAGCGCTTTCACGTCCAGGAGGCGGACCTCGCCATGAAAACCGCGAGCGCGTCGGTGCGCGCTCTGGTTGCATACGAGGCGCAACGCGCCCGCGAACTCCTGAATGAAGGCGCCCCCCTGGTGGGTAGCGTCCACGGCAGACTGAAGCTGCTGCTCGCAGGGTTCGTGGCGGGGGGAAGGGCGGCGCTCCGCGCGATCGCCGCCGCCGAACACGACGTACTTCCCGGCCCGCCCAAGCCCGGCAAGCTCCAGCTGCTGCGCGAGGTGGGCGTCACTCTGCGAGGAGAGGGGTGA
- a CDS encoding iron-containing alcohol dehydrogenase family protein — protein sequence MPVLTRLIPSPVVVDIRPGALDDLACVLADERISHSGKLAVAVSGGSGARLRERLEPSLPGATWYEVGGGTLDDAIRLAGDMKAGHYDAVVGLGGGKIIDCAKFAAARVGLPLVAVPTNLAHDGLCSPVATLDNDAGRGSYGVPNPIAAVIDLDVIREAPVRFVRAGIGDAVSNINAIADWELANRVKGEKIDGLAAAMARQAGEAVLRHPGGVGDNDFLQVLAEALVLTGVAMSISGDSRPASGSCHEINHAFDLLYPKRAAAHGEQCGLGAAFAMYLRGAHEDAAFMAGVLRRHGLPVLPEEIGFTPAEFVRAVEFAPQTRPGRYTILEHLDLKTDQIKDIYTDYVKAIGS from the coding sequence GTGCCGGTACTGACAAGGCTGATCCCCTCGCCGGTCGTCGTGGACATCCGCCCGGGTGCCCTCGACGACCTGGCCTGTGTGCTCGCCGACGAGCGCATCTCGCACTCCGGCAAGCTGGCCGTCGCGGTCAGCGGCGGCTCGGGCGCGAGGCTGCGCGAGCGGCTGGAGCCCTCCCTTCCCGGGGCCACCTGGTACGAGGTCGGCGGCGGCACCCTCGACGACGCCATCCGGCTGGCCGGCGACATGAAGGCCGGTCACTACGACGCGGTCGTCGGACTCGGCGGCGGCAAGATCATCGACTGCGCCAAGTTCGCCGCGGCACGCGTCGGCCTGCCCCTGGTCGCCGTACCGACCAACCTCGCGCACGACGGCCTGTGCTCGCCCGTGGCGACCCTCGACAACGACGCGGGCCGCGGCTCCTACGGCGTGCCCAACCCGATAGCGGCCGTCATCGACCTCGACGTCATCCGCGAGGCCCCGGTGCGCTTCGTGCGCGCGGGCATCGGTGACGCGGTCTCCAACATCAACGCGATCGCCGACTGGGAGCTGGCGAACCGCGTCAAGGGCGAGAAGATCGACGGACTCGCCGCCGCCATGGCCCGCCAGGCCGGCGAGGCCGTGCTGCGGCACCCGGGCGGCGTCGGCGACAACGACTTCCTCCAGGTGCTCGCCGAGGCCCTGGTCCTCACCGGCGTCGCGATGTCGATCTCCGGCGACTCACGGCCCGCGTCCGGCTCCTGCCACGAGATCAACCACGCGTTCGACCTGCTCTACCCCAAGCGTGCCGCCGCCCACGGCGAGCAGTGCGGCCTGGGCGCGGCCTTCGCGATGTACCTGCGCGGAGCCCACGAGGATGCGGCCTTCATGGCCGGGGTACTGCGCCGGCACGGACTTCCGGTGCTGCCGGAGGAGATCGGCTTCACGCCCGCGGAGTTCGTCCGCGCCGTGGAGTTCGCCCCGCAGACCCGTCCCGGCCGGTACACCATCCTCGAACACCTCGACCTCAAGACCGACCAGATCAAGGACATCTACACCGACTATGTCAAGGCCATCGGTAGCTGA
- a CDS encoding ABC transporter permease gives MSETTHDGTVALSAPASPDEGLTAAQLAGRYGLTVSGARPSLAEYVRQLWDRRHFILAFSRAKLTAQYSQAKLGQLWQVATPLLNAAVYFFIFGVILNASRGMPKDVYIPFLVTGVFVFTFTQSSVMAGVRAISGNLGLVRALHFPRASLPISFALQQLQQLLFSMVVLFAVAIGFGHYPDLSWALIVPVLILQFLFNTGLALIMARAGAKTPDLAQLMPFVMRTWMYASGVMFSIPIMLADKPQWLATVLQWNPAAIYMDLMRFALLDDYGAENLPDHVWAAAGGWAALFAVGGFVYFWKAEERYGRG, from the coding sequence GTGAGTGAGACAACGCACGACGGCACGGTCGCGCTGAGCGCGCCCGCGTCGCCCGACGAGGGCCTCACGGCGGCGCAGCTCGCCGGCCGCTACGGCCTGACCGTGAGCGGTGCCAGGCCCTCGCTCGCCGAGTACGTCCGCCAGCTCTGGGACCGGCGCCACTTCATCCTCGCGTTCTCGCGGGCGAAGCTGACCGCCCAGTACAGCCAGGCCAAGCTCGGCCAGCTGTGGCAGGTGGCGACCCCGCTGCTGAACGCGGCCGTGTACTTCTTCATCTTCGGTGTCATCCTGAACGCCAGCCGGGGCATGCCGAAGGACGTGTACATCCCGTTCCTGGTCACGGGTGTCTTCGTGTTCACCTTCACGCAGAGCTCCGTGATGGCGGGCGTGCGCGCCATCTCCGGCAACCTCGGCCTGGTCCGCGCGCTGCACTTCCCGCGCGCCTCCCTGCCGATCTCCTTCGCGCTCCAGCAGCTCCAGCAGCTGCTGTTCTCGATGGTCGTGCTGTTCGCCGTGGCGATCGGCTTCGGCCACTACCCGGACCTGTCCTGGGCGCTGATCGTCCCGGTGCTGATCCTGCAGTTCCTCTTCAACACCGGCCTGGCGCTGATCATGGCCCGCGCGGGCGCCAAGACCCCCGACCTGGCACAGCTCATGCCGTTCGTGATGCGTACCTGGATGTACGCGTCCGGTGTGATGTTCTCGATCCCGATCATGCTGGCCGACAAGCCGCAGTGGCTCGCCACGGTCCTGCAGTGGAACCCGGCGGCCATCTACATGGACCTCATGCGCTTCGCCCTGCTCGACGACTACGGCGCCGAGAACCTGCCCGACCACGTCTGGGCGGCCGCGGGCGGCTGGGCCGCGCTCTTCGCGGTCGGCGGCTTCGTGTACTTCTGGAAGGCGGAGGAAAGGTACGGCCGTGGCTGA
- a CDS encoding CDP-alcohol phosphatidyltransferase family protein, which translates to MSRPSVAELRPVVHPAGVKDRRSGEHWMGRLYMREVSLRVDRYLVNTRVTPNQLTYLMTVFGVLAAPALLVPGIPGAVLGVVCVQMYLLLDCVDGEIARWKKQYSLNGVYLDRVGAYLTDAAVLTGFGLRAADLFGSGRIDWLWAFLGTLAALGAILIKAETDLVGVARHQAGKPPVQESAAEMRSSGMALARRAASLLKFHRLILGIEASLLILVLAIADQVRGDLFFSRLGVAVLAGIALLQTLLHLVSILASSRLK; encoded by the coding sequence ATGTCAAGGCCATCGGTAGCTGAACTCCGTCCGGTCGTCCACCCCGCTGGGGTCAAGGACCGGCGCAGCGGTGAGCACTGGATGGGACGCCTCTACATGCGTGAGGTGTCCCTGCGGGTGGACCGCTACCTGGTGAACACCAGGGTCACGCCCAACCAGCTCACGTACCTGATGACCGTCTTCGGCGTCCTCGCGGCCCCGGCACTGCTGGTGCCGGGGATCCCGGGCGCCGTGCTCGGCGTGGTGTGCGTCCAGATGTACCTGCTCCTGGACTGCGTCGACGGCGAGATCGCGCGCTGGAAGAAGCAGTACTCGCTCAACGGCGTCTACCTGGACCGCGTCGGCGCGTACCTGACCGACGCGGCCGTCCTGACCGGCTTCGGTCTGCGCGCCGCCGACCTGTTCGGCAGCGGCCGCATCGACTGGCTGTGGGCCTTCCTCGGCACGCTCGCCGCCCTCGGTGCGATCCTCATCAAGGCCGAGACCGACCTGGTGGGCGTCGCCCGGCACCAGGCAGGCAAGCCGCCGGTGCAGGAGTCGGCCGCCGAGATGCGCTCCTCCGGCATGGCGCTGGCCCGCAGGGCCGCCTCCCTGCTCAAGTTCCACCGGCTCATCCTCGGCATCGAGGCGTCGCTGCTGATCCTGGTCCTGGCGATCGCCGACCAGGTGCGTGGCGACCTGTTCTTCTCGCGGCTCGGGGTCGCGGTGCTCGCCGGTATCGCCCTGCTCCAGACCCTGCTGCACCTCGTGTCGATCCTCGCCTCCAGCAGGCTGAAGTGA
- a CDS encoding phosphocholine cytidylyltransferase family protein — protein sequence MIGLVLAAGAGRRLRPYTDSLPKALVPVGPAGIEGEPTVLDLTLGNFAEIGLTEVAVIVGYRKEAVYERKAALEAKYGLKLTLIDNDKAEEWNNAYSLWCGRDALKDGVILANGDTVHPVSVEKTLLAARGEGKRVILALDTVKNLADEEMKVVVDPERGMTKITKLMDPAEATGEYIGVTLIEGDAAPELADALKTVWESDPQQFYEHGYQELVNRGFRIDVAPIGDVPWVEIDNHDDLARGREIACRY from the coding sequence ATGATCGGCCTCGTGCTGGCGGCCGGCGCCGGACGCCGACTGCGCCCCTACACCGACAGCCTCCCCAAGGCTCTGGTGCCGGTGGGCCCCGCGGGCATAGAGGGCGAACCTACGGTCCTGGACCTCACCCTCGGCAACTTCGCCGAGATCGGCCTGACCGAGGTCGCGGTCATCGTCGGCTACCGCAAGGAGGCCGTGTACGAGCGCAAGGCGGCCCTGGAGGCGAAGTACGGCCTCAAGCTCACCCTCATCGACAACGACAAGGCCGAGGAGTGGAACAACGCCTACTCCCTGTGGTGCGGCCGTGACGCCCTCAAGGACGGCGTGATCCTCGCCAACGGCGACACCGTGCACCCGGTCTCCGTCGAGAAGACGCTGCTCGCCGCCCGCGGCGAGGGCAAGCGCGTCATCCTCGCCCTGGACACCGTGAAGAACCTCGCCGACGAGGAGATGAAGGTCGTCGTCGACCCCGAGCGGGGCATGACGAAGATCACCAAGCTGATGGACCCCGCCGAGGCCACCGGTGAGTACATCGGCGTCACCCTCATCGAGGGCGACGCCGCCCCCGAACTGGCCGACGCGCTGAAGACGGTCTGGGAGAGCGACCCGCAGCAGTTCTACGAGCACGGCTACCAGGAGCTCGTGAACCGCGGCTTCCGCATCGACGTCGCACCGATCGGCGACGTCCCGTGGGTGGAGATCGACAACCACGACGACCTCGCCCGTGGACGGGAGATCGCGTGCCGGTACTGA
- a CDS encoding DUF6380 family protein: MDPVDNSVQGDAAGEERHATLRSRTASLTATAGRAPLQHHGVRAGEGVR; this comes from the coding sequence ATGGACCCTGTGGACAATTCGGTCCAAGGTGATGCGGCCGGAGAAGAACGGCACGCAACCCTCCGCTCAAGGACGGCGTCCCTGACTGCAACGGCCGGACGTGCACCGCTCCAGCACCACGGCGTCCGGGCAGGGGAGGGTGTGCGATGA
- a CDS encoding glycosyltransferase has protein sequence MKVGAVIITMGNRPEELRALLDSVAKQDGDPVQVVVVGNGSPVPDVPDGVRTIELPENLGIPGGRNVGIEAFGPSGRDVDILLFLDDDGLLPNHDTAELCRQAFADDPRLGIVSFRIADPDTGVTQRRHVPRLRAADPMRSSRVTTFLGGANAVRTQVFAEVGGLPDEFFYAHEETDLAWRALDAGWMIDYRSDMVLYHPTTAPSRHAVYHRMVARNRVWLARRNLPALLVPVYLGVWMLLTLVRRPSRPALKAWFGGFREGWSTPCGPRRPMKWRTVWRLTRLGRPPVI, from the coding sequence ATGAAGGTCGGCGCGGTCATCATCACCATGGGCAACCGCCCCGAGGAGCTGCGTGCCCTGCTCGACTCGGTCGCCAAGCAGGACGGCGACCCGGTCCAGGTGGTGGTCGTCGGCAACGGCTCGCCCGTCCCGGACGTCCCCGACGGCGTCCGCACCATCGAGCTGCCCGAGAACCTCGGCATCCCCGGCGGCCGCAACGTCGGCATCGAGGCCTTCGGCCCCAGCGGTCGCGATGTCGACATATTGCTCTTCCTGGACGACGACGGTCTCCTGCCGAACCACGACACCGCCGAACTGTGCCGCCAGGCCTTCGCGGACGACCCCAGGCTCGGCATCGTCAGCTTCCGCATCGCCGACCCCGACACCGGCGTCACCCAGCGCCGGCACGTCCCGCGGCTGCGGGCCGCCGACCCGATGCGCTCGTCCCGGGTCACCACCTTCCTCGGCGGCGCCAACGCCGTACGCACCCAGGTCTTCGCCGAGGTCGGCGGCCTCCCGGACGAGTTCTTCTACGCCCACGAGGAAACCGATCTGGCATGGCGGGCCCTCGACGCGGGCTGGATGATCGACTACCGGTCCGACATGGTGCTGTACCACCCGACGACCGCGCCCTCGCGGCACGCGGTCTACCACCGCATGGTCGCGCGCAACCGCGTCTGGCTGGCCCGCCGCAACCTGCCCGCGCTCCTCGTCCCGGTCTACCTGGGTGTCTGGATGCTGCTGACGCTCGTGCGCCGCCCCTCGCGGCCCGCGCTCAAGGCCTGGTTCGGCGGCTTCCGGGAGGGCTGGAGCACGCCCTGCGGTCCGCGCCGGCCGATGAAGTGGCGTACCGTCTGGCGCCTGACCCGACTGGGCCGGCCCCCGGTCATCTGA
- the galE gene encoding UDP-glucose 4-epimerase GalE, which yields MTWLITGGAGYIGAHVARAMTGAGERVLVLDDLSAGVPARLPAEVPLVRGSSLDGGLLKRVLAEHAVTGVVHLAARKQVAESVAQPTRYYQENVGGLATLLEAVAEAGVERFLFSSSAAVYGNPAEGLITEETPCAPVNPYGETKLAGEWLVRAAGRAHGISTVCLRYFNVAGAAAPELADTGVFNIVPMVFDRLTRGEAPRIFGDDYPTPDGTCVRDYIHVSDLAEAHLAAARRLSEGGGSGDLTVNIGRGEGVSVREMVTVIGEVTGDRRPAVVEPRRPGDAPVSVASAALAAETLGWSARRGVREMIESAWRGWQLHHQ from the coding sequence ATGACGTGGCTGATCACCGGCGGTGCCGGGTACATAGGGGCGCATGTGGCGCGGGCCATGACGGGGGCCGGGGAACGCGTGCTCGTCCTGGACGACCTCTCGGCGGGGGTGCCCGCGCGGCTGCCCGCCGAGGTGCCGCTGGTCCGCGGCTCCTCGCTGGACGGCGGCCTGCTGAAGCGGGTGCTGGCCGAGCACGCGGTGACGGGTGTGGTGCATCTCGCGGCGCGCAAGCAGGTCGCCGAGTCGGTGGCCCAGCCCACCCGCTACTACCAGGAGAACGTCGGCGGTCTCGCGACCCTCCTGGAGGCGGTCGCCGAGGCCGGGGTCGAACGCTTCCTCTTCTCCTCCTCCGCGGCCGTCTACGGCAATCCCGCCGAGGGACTGATCACGGAGGAGACGCCGTGCGCCCCCGTGAACCCCTACGGCGAGACGAAGCTGGCCGGGGAGTGGCTGGTGCGGGCGGCCGGACGGGCACACGGGATCTCCACCGTCTGCCTGCGGTACTTCAACGTCGCCGGGGCCGCGGCGCCCGAACTCGCGGACACCGGTGTCTTCAACATCGTGCCCATGGTCTTCGACCGCCTCACCCGCGGCGAGGCCCCGCGGATCTTCGGCGACGACTATCCGACGCCGGACGGCACCTGTGTACGGGACTACATCCATGTGTCCGACCTCGCCGAGGCGCATCTCGCGGCGGCCCGGCGGCTGTCCGAGGGCGGCGGGAGCGGCGACCTGACGGTCAACATCGGTCGCGGCGAGGGCGTCTCCGTGCGCGAGATGGTCACGGTGATCGGCGAGGTGACCGGAGACCGACGGCCCGCGGTCGTGGAGCCCCGGCGCCCCGGGGACGCACCCGTGTCGGTGGCCTCGGCCGCCCTGGCCGCGGAGACGCTCGGCTGGAGCGCACGGCGAGGGGTGCGCGAGATGATCGAGTCCGCCTGGCGCGGATGGCAGCTGCACCACCAGTGA